One genomic region from Glaciimonas sp. PAMC28666 encodes:
- a CDS encoding M23 family metallopeptidase, producing the protein MQVILLHPRFSRAKSMTLAGRHIVLLIAFFLMAVLATTALLYFLLFRFASPGILPFVQAKIAFSTASDTADSEKFLKENLAAMAIKLGQMQAQLLRLDALGERVQGLAGIKPEEFNFKEVPGSGGVESSDLDGRKPQAFGMSEFQFALDAMGRDIGHRADYMDVLETTLMSDKIKAKLLPTNQPVQANYNSSSFGWRVDPFTGRSAFHEGLDFPVLPGSPIVAAAAGVVISAEYHAAYGNMLDIDHGNGIVTRYAHASRLLVKVGDIVKRGQRVADSGSTGRSTGPHLHFEVRIKDVAQDPRKFLAAGTDQAKMAGLLGN; encoded by the coding sequence ATGCAAGTAATTCTGCTGCATCCGCGGTTCTCACGCGCCAAATCGATGACGCTTGCTGGACGCCACATTGTGCTACTCATCGCTTTTTTTCTTATGGCGGTCCTGGCGACGACTGCGCTCCTGTATTTTCTGCTCTTCCGCTTTGCCTCACCCGGTATTTTGCCTTTTGTTCAGGCGAAAATCGCGTTCTCAACCGCAAGTGACACCGCTGATAGCGAAAAATTTCTGAAAGAAAATCTCGCCGCGATGGCGATCAAATTAGGCCAGATGCAAGCGCAGTTATTGCGGCTCGATGCCTTGGGCGAGCGCGTTCAGGGCCTGGCCGGGATCAAGCCGGAGGAGTTTAATTTCAAAGAAGTGCCTGGGAGTGGTGGCGTAGAGTCGTCCGATTTGGATGGGCGAAAACCGCAGGCATTCGGGATGTCCGAATTTCAGTTCGCGCTGGACGCCATGGGGCGCGATATCGGCCATCGTGCCGACTATATGGATGTGCTTGAAACGACGCTGATGAGCGACAAAATTAAAGCAAAGCTGTTGCCGACCAATCAACCAGTGCAAGCAAATTACAACTCATCCAGTTTTGGATGGCGGGTGGATCCATTTACCGGTCGTAGCGCGTTCCATGAAGGTCTCGACTTCCCCGTCCTGCCCGGCTCGCCGATCGTGGCTGCTGCTGCCGGAGTAGTCATCTCCGCGGAATACCATGCCGCCTATGGCAATATGCTTGACATTGATCACGGTAACGGTATTGTTACCCGTTACGCGCACGCGTCGCGGTTGCTGGTAAAGGTGGGAGATATCGTAAAACGCGGACAACGTGTCGCCGATAGCGGCAGCACCGGACGCTCGACCGGGCCACACCTGCATTTTGAAGTCAGAATCAAAGATGTGGCACAAGATCCGCGCAAATTCCTTGCCGCTGGTACCGATCAGGCAAAAATGGCGGGATTGCTAGGTAATTAG
- the lpxC gene encoding UDP-3-O-acyl-N-acetylglucosamine deacetylase, giving the protein MLKQRTIKKLVKTVGIGLHSGTKVELTLRPAAINTGIVFRRIDLDPVIDFPATATGVGDTRMASVLSKDGHRVSTVEHLLSACAGLGVDNLYVDLTAEEIPIMDGSASSFVFLLQQAGLEEQGAAKKFIRIKKTVEVREGQGDKEKWARLEPCDGFKLKFFIEFHHPAVDGTGQTAEVDFSIESYVTEIARARTFGFMQDVETLRGMGLARGGSLENAIVMDEYRILNSDGLRYENEFVRHKILDAIGDLYLIGHPLLASYSAHKSGHAMNNQLLRALLAQPDAYEIVSFENLASAPDTYQRQVEQEWALN; this is encoded by the coding sequence ATGTTGAAACAACGCACCATCAAAAAACTCGTCAAAACCGTTGGTATCGGATTGCATTCCGGGACCAAGGTCGAACTGACCTTGCGCCCGGCAGCGATTAATACCGGCATTGTTTTCCGTCGTATTGATCTTGACCCGGTTATCGACTTTCCGGCCACTGCTACCGGGGTCGGGGATACCCGCATGGCGTCCGTGCTATCGAAAGACGGTCATCGGGTGTCAACGGTCGAGCATTTGCTATCTGCCTGCGCCGGCCTCGGTGTTGATAATTTATATGTCGACCTGACAGCGGAAGAAATTCCCATCATGGACGGTTCCGCCTCGTCGTTTGTATTTTTGCTTCAGCAAGCGGGGCTGGAAGAACAGGGCGCTGCAAAGAAATTTATTCGTATTAAAAAGACAGTGGAAGTTCGTGAAGGCCAGGGCGACAAGGAAAAGTGGGCGCGCCTGGAACCGTGTGACGGCTTCAAACTGAAATTTTTCATTGAATTCCATCATCCTGCCGTAGATGGGACGGGGCAAACCGCGGAGGTCGATTTCAGCATCGAATCCTATGTGACAGAAATCGCCCGCGCGCGGACTTTTGGCTTTATGCAGGATGTCGAAACGTTGCGTGGAATGGGTCTGGCACGCGGCGGTTCGCTAGAAAACGCCATCGTAATGGATGAGTACCGGATTTTGAATAGCGATGGCTTGCGGTACGAAAACGAATTTGTGCGACACAAAATACTGGATGCAATCGGAGATTTGTATTTGATCGGGCATCCGCTATTAGCGAGCTATAGCGCCCACAAATCCGGTCACGCAATGAATAACCAGTTGCTGCGCGCTCTGCTTGCGCAACCTGATGCATACGAAATTGTCAGTTTTGAAAACCTCGCCTCGGCTCCTGACACCTATCAGCGTCAGGTGGAACAGGAATGGGCTTTAAACTAA
- a CDS encoding peroxiredoxin — protein sequence MTIKIGDTLPEGQLAEFIETETEGCSLGPNTFNVSDLMKGKKIALFAVPGAFTPTCSAKHLPGYVQHAAEFKAKGVDEIWAISVNDAFVMGAWGRDQKATGSVRLLADGNASFVKALGLDADFSKNGMGIRSQRFSAFIDDGVVKQLNIEEPRTFEVSTAEVLLSQI from the coding sequence ATGACCATCAAAATCGGCGATACCTTGCCTGAAGGCCAATTAGCAGAATTCATTGAAACTGAAACAGAAGGCTGTTCGTTAGGGCCGAATACGTTCAATGTCAGCGATTTAATGAAAGGTAAGAAAATTGCTTTGTTTGCCGTACCGGGTGCCTTTACACCGACTTGCTCAGCCAAGCATCTGCCGGGCTATGTGCAACACGCTGCAGAGTTCAAAGCCAAGGGCGTCGATGAAATTTGGGCTATCTCAGTGAACGATGCGTTCGTTATGGGTGCCTGGGGCCGTGACCAAAAAGCGACGGGCAGCGTGCGCTTGCTGGCTGATGGAAATGCCTCTTTCGTTAAGGCCCTGGGCCTGGACGCGGACTTCAGTAAAAACGGCATGGGCATCCGCTCGCAACGTTTTTCTGCGTTTATCGACGATGGCGTCGTAAAGCAATTGAACATTGAAGAGCCGCGCACATTTGAGGTGTCGACTGCTGAAGTGTTGCTGTCACAAATTTAA
- the ftsZ gene encoding cell division protein FtsZ: MEIDILDNATLGTVIKVVGVGGAGGNAVQHMINKGVSGVEFIAANTDAQALKHSKAHNVIQIGETGLGAGMKPEVGRQLAEESRARIEDALRGAHMVFIAAGMGGGTGTGAAPVVAQIAKELGALTVAVVSKPFSYEGQKCMDLADEGLEALSQHVDSLIIILNEKLEEIYEDDSMVEWLEHADDVLNNAVAGIAEIINVPGHINVDFNDVKTIMGEQGKAMMGTATAHGVDRARLAAEQAVASPLLDGIDLSGARGVLVNVTASRSLKGKEIKEVMATVRAFAAPDASIAQGIAYDETMGDDIRVTVVATGLGRARKSVQLVQPQMLRTGTHNEPMMQHGHANSHSHSVGHGGSAFDGMKAPAVWRRESASDTVRALEKNGMETYDIPAFLRKQAD; this comes from the coding sequence ATGGAAATCGATATACTTGACAATGCAACGCTGGGTACCGTGATTAAAGTCGTTGGCGTCGGTGGCGCTGGTGGCAATGCGGTGCAACACATGATCAACAAAGGTGTTTCGGGAGTGGAGTTTATCGCTGCCAATACCGATGCCCAGGCCCTGAAACACTCCAAAGCGCATAACGTGATCCAGATCGGTGAAACTGGTTTGGGTGCAGGGATGAAGCCTGAAGTCGGCCGCCAGCTGGCCGAAGAATCACGCGCACGAATTGAAGATGCGTTACGTGGTGCACACATGGTATTTATCGCCGCTGGTATGGGTGGTGGTACCGGTACAGGTGCTGCGCCGGTAGTCGCTCAAATCGCCAAGGAACTGGGCGCGCTGACAGTCGCCGTTGTATCTAAGCCGTTCTCGTACGAAGGCCAGAAATGCATGGACCTCGCCGATGAAGGTTTGGAAGCGCTGTCGCAACACGTGGATTCGCTGATTATTATTCTCAACGAAAAGCTTGAAGAGATTTACGAAGACGACAGCATGGTCGAATGGCTGGAACACGCCGATGATGTCCTCAACAATGCCGTCGCCGGGATTGCGGAAATTATCAACGTTCCGGGCCATATTAATGTCGACTTTAATGACGTTAAGACGATCATGGGTGAGCAAGGCAAGGCGATGATGGGCACAGCGACTGCACATGGCGTTGATCGCGCGCGTTTGGCCGCAGAGCAGGCAGTTGCGTCGCCATTGCTGGATGGTATCGATCTGTCGGGTGCGCGTGGCGTGTTGGTTAATGTCACTGCAAGCCGCAGCCTGAAGGGTAAGGAAATCAAAGAAGTGATGGCGACCGTGCGTGCCTTTGCAGCACCGGATGCCTCGATTGCGCAAGGAATCGCTTACGACGAGACCATGGGTGACGATATTCGCGTTACCGTAGTCGCAACAGGTTTGGGCCGTGCCCGCAAATCGGTACAATTGGTGCAGCCGCAAATGCTGCGCACCGGAACACACAATGAACCGATGATGCAACATGGTCATGCCAACTCCCACTCTCACTCTGTGGGCCACGGCGGCTCGGCATTTGACGGAATGAAAGCGCCAGCTGTATGGCGTCGTGAATCCGCTTCTGATACCGTGCGCGCACTGGAAAAGAATGGCATGGAAACTTATGACATTCCAGCTTTTCTGCGCAAGCAAGCGGATTAG
- the ftsA gene encoding cell division protein FtsA encodes MTKDAKNLIVGLDIGTSKVVAVVAEVLPDGRHEVIGLGQHESRGLKKGVVVNIEATVESIQRALEEAELMADCKIRNVYTGIAGSHIRSFNSSGMVAIKDKEVTAADVSRVIETAKAVNIPTDQQLLHTVPQEFIVDSQDDVREPIGMSGIRLEVKVHIVTGAVSAVQNIVKCIRRCGLEVSDLILQPMASADAVLTTDEKELGVVLVDIGGGTTDVAVFTEGAIRHTAVIPIAGDQITNDIAMALRTPTAEAEEIKLRYGVAKQILADPGETLEVPGLGDRNSRTLSRQALAAVIEPRVEELFALVHQVVRESGYEEVLSSGIVLTGGSALMPGMIELAEDIFLKPARLGTPHYNGQLADVVRSPRYSTVLGLLLEAKKQYLRGYIVTRQEGSAKAVWQRMKEWFLGNF; translated from the coding sequence ATGACTAAAGACGCAAAAAACTTGATCGTAGGCCTCGACATCGGCACCTCCAAAGTGGTGGCGGTGGTGGCCGAAGTCCTTCCTGACGGACGGCATGAAGTGATCGGACTGGGTCAGCATGAGTCGCGAGGATTAAAAAAGGGGGTCGTGGTCAACATTGAAGCCACCGTAGAGTCGATTCAGCGCGCGCTGGAGGAGGCCGAATTGATGGCGGATTGTAAAATCCGCAATGTGTACACGGGGATTGCCGGTAGCCACATACGCAGCTTCAATTCCAGCGGGATGGTGGCGATCAAGGATAAGGAAGTGACGGCAGCGGACGTTTCTCGGGTGATTGAAACGGCGAAGGCGGTCAACATTCCGACGGATCAGCAACTACTGCACACGGTGCCACAAGAGTTTATCGTCGATAGCCAGGACGATGTGCGTGAACCAATCGGAATGAGCGGTATCCGACTTGAGGTGAAGGTGCATATTGTCACCGGCGCGGTATCGGCCGTGCAGAATATCGTCAAATGCATACGGCGTTGCGGTCTTGAAGTTTCGGACCTGATTTTGCAACCAATGGCCTCCGCTGATGCTGTGCTCACCACGGACGAGAAAGAGCTAGGCGTAGTGCTGGTTGATATTGGGGGCGGGACGACGGATGTCGCGGTGTTCACGGAAGGTGCCATTCGCCACACGGCCGTGATCCCGATTGCAGGCGATCAGATAACCAATGATATCGCGATGGCTTTACGAACACCGACCGCGGAAGCAGAAGAAATCAAGCTGCGCTACGGTGTGGCAAAACAGATTTTGGCCGATCCGGGCGAAACGTTGGAAGTGCCTGGCCTGGGTGATCGCAACTCACGCACCTTGTCACGCCAGGCGCTGGCCGCGGTGATCGAGCCACGTGTCGAAGAGTTGTTCGCACTGGTGCATCAGGTGGTGCGCGAGTCGGGTTACGAAGAAGTTTTGTCGAGCGGTATTGTGTTGACCGGTGGGTCGGCTCTCATGCCCGGCATGATCGAACTGGCAGAAGATATTTTCCTGAAGCCAGCACGTTTAGGTACGCCGCATTACAACGGTCAATTGGCCGATGTCGTTCGCAGCCCGCGTTACTCGACGGTGTTGGGTTTGTTATTGGAAGCGAAAAAGCAATATCTGCGCGGCTACATTGTGACGCGTCAGGAAGGCTCTGCGAAAGCAGTGTGGCAGCGTATGAAAGAATGGTTTTTGGGGAATTTTTAA
- a CDS encoding cell division protein FtsQ/DivIB, whose protein sequence is MWQDIKILNATSNALFGLVLLVLVASGVWWLAQRPMFTLKVIRVEGAGQSEIRRVNPLTIRASALPRIKGNFFTANLDSVRTAFESVPWVRKASVQREWPNQLVVTIEEHQPLGTWDDDGRLLSVKGDLFIANLDEAEEDGDLLKFAGPIGSEKDVLARFADFKKWFAPLKLTPTDVELSPRYAWSVKLDNGMTVALGREQNKATLQDRVARLVEIYPQLVARLQNRIESVDMRYPNGLALKASGLGAGLGNKK, encoded by the coding sequence ATGTGGCAAGACATCAAAATATTGAATGCGACTTCCAATGCCCTGTTCGGGCTGGTTTTGCTCGTCTTAGTAGCATCCGGCGTTTGGTGGCTGGCACAACGCCCGATGTTTACGTTGAAGGTCATTCGGGTTGAGGGTGCTGGGCAAAGTGAGATTCGCAGGGTGAATCCATTGACGATTCGTGCCAGTGCATTGCCACGAATCAAGGGCAATTTCTTTACCGCCAATCTGGATTCGGTCCGCACCGCGTTTGAGTCTGTTCCGTGGGTGCGCAAAGCTTCGGTGCAACGCGAATGGCCGAATCAATTGGTTGTGACGATTGAGGAGCATCAACCGTTGGGGACGTGGGACGACGACGGACGTTTGTTGTCGGTAAAAGGGGATTTATTTATTGCAAATCTGGATGAGGCTGAAGAGGACGGAGACCTGCTTAAATTCGCTGGCCCCATCGGCAGCGAGAAAGACGTTCTTGCACGCTTTGCGGATTTTAAAAAATGGTTTGCGCCGCTCAAATTAACTCCTACAGATGTAGAACTTTCTCCGCGTTATGCGTGGAGCGTTAAATTGGATAACGGCATGACCGTGGCGTTAGGCCGGGAACAAAATAAGGCGACTTTGCAAGATCGGGTGGCTCGATTGGTCGAGATTTATCCGCAATTGGTAGCGCGGTTGCAGAATCGAATTGAAAGTGTGGATATGCGTTATCCGAATGGTCTGGCGTTAAAGGCAAGTGGCCTTGGTGCGGGATTGGGAAATAAAAAATAA
- a CDS encoding D-alanine--D-alanine ligase encodes MSTKSMTQQFGKVGVLFGGRSAEREVSKMSGNGVVQALKNQGVDAHLFDPAERSLAELAAENFDRVFIALHGRFGEDGTMQGALEQLGIPYTGPGVMASAIAMDKVMSKRVWQSLNLPTPRFLVLDSATASSEELRQLPDALGLPLMLKAPHEGSTIGISKVTGYADIDEGFALCAKYDEAVLAEEFISGRELTVPVLGFGRTARALPIVEICAPDGNYDYQHKYFTNDTTYLCPAPLDDALTRHIQSLAVQAFNAIGCRGWARVDFMLRESDDAPFILEINTSPGMTSHSLVPMSAKQDGSSYEELCVEILASASLELRHENKETPI; translated from the coding sequence ATGAGTACAAAATCTATGACACAGCAATTCGGAAAAGTCGGTGTCCTGTTCGGCGGGCGATCAGCTGAGCGCGAGGTATCGAAAATGTCCGGCAACGGCGTGGTGCAAGCGCTGAAAAACCAAGGCGTTGATGCGCATCTGTTTGATCCGGCAGAACGTAGTCTGGCAGAACTGGCGGCGGAGAATTTTGATCGTGTCTTTATCGCCTTACATGGCCGCTTTGGCGAAGATGGCACGATGCAAGGTGCGCTGGAACAGTTAGGTATTCCTTACACCGGCCCGGGCGTGATGGCGTCCGCAATTGCGATGGATAAAGTAATGAGCAAGCGTGTCTGGCAGAGCTTGAATTTGCCGACACCGCGGTTTCTCGTATTGGACTCAGCAACCGCGTCCAGTGAAGAGTTGCGTCAATTGCCAGATGCGTTGGGTTTGCCGTTAATGCTGAAAGCCCCGCATGAAGGTTCGACTATCGGCATCAGCAAAGTTACCGGCTATGCAGACATTGACGAGGGTTTCGCCCTATGTGCGAAATACGATGAGGCTGTGTTGGCGGAGGAATTTATCAGCGGACGTGAGCTGACCGTGCCGGTATTGGGTTTCGGCCGTACCGCACGCGCGTTACCGATCGTTGAAATTTGTGCGCCGGACGGCAACTACGACTATCAGCATAAGTATTTTACTAACGACACCACTTATTTATGTCCAGCACCATTGGACGACGCATTGACCCGGCACATTCAGTCACTGGCAGTGCAGGCTTTTAATGCGATTGGCTGCAGAGGCTGGGCGCGGGTTGATTTCATGCTGCGCGAAAGTGATGATGCGCCGTTTATTTTGGAAATCAACACGTCGCCGGGTATGACCAGTCACTCACTGGTGCCGATGTCGGCCAAACAGGACGGGTCAAGTTACGAAGAACTATGTGTCGAAATACTGGCCTCGGCCTCACTTGAACTAAGGCACGAAAACAAGGAAACGCCGATCTGA
- the murC gene encoding UDP-N-acetylmuramate--L-alanine ligase, with protein sequence MKHKVKNIHFVGIGGSGMSGIAEVLLNLGYTVSGSDLGSNDATRRLAKLGAKVILGHAAENILGANAIVTSTAVKADNPEVLAGRENHIPIVPRAVMLAELMRLKRGIAIAGTHGKTTTTSLVASVLAEGGLDPTFVIGGRLTSAGANAKLGSGDFIVAEADESDASFLNLSPVIEVITNIDADHMETYDHDFNKLKQAFVEFTQRLPFYGVAVLCIDDANIRDIMPQISKPITTYGFHAEAQVRAIDARPVAGHMQFTVIQEGYAPMPISLNQPGMHNVQNACAAVAIARELGVADGAIQKALTEFHGVGRRFTRYGEISVPVRSGQSTGTYALVDDYGHHPVETTATISAARGAYPGRRLVLAFQPHRYTRTRDLFDDFVKVLSTVDVLVLAEVYAAGEMPIVAADGRALAHALRVAGMAELVFVEKITDMHAALVNIVRDGDVVVTMGAGSISSVPAQLVNQAAPD encoded by the coding sequence ATGAAACATAAAGTAAAAAATATTCACTTTGTTGGTATCGGCGGCTCTGGAATGAGCGGCATCGCGGAAGTATTGCTGAACCTTGGCTACACAGTTTCCGGCTCCGATCTCGGCAGCAATGACGCAACCCGTCGATTGGCCAAACTGGGTGCTAAAGTCATCTTGGGTCACGCTGCGGAAAATATTCTGGGCGCTAACGCCATCGTCACCTCGACGGCGGTGAAAGCAGATAATCCGGAAGTATTGGCCGGTCGCGAAAACCATATTCCCATCGTGCCACGTGCCGTGATGTTGGCAGAACTGATGCGCCTTAAGCGCGGCATAGCCATTGCCGGTACGCATGGTAAAACGACGACCACAAGCCTGGTCGCCAGTGTGTTGGCTGAAGGAGGATTGGATCCTACTTTTGTTATCGGTGGCCGGCTGACCAGCGCTGGCGCAAATGCCAAATTGGGCTCAGGGGACTTTATCGTTGCCGAGGCGGATGAATCGGATGCATCGTTTCTGAATTTATCGCCGGTGATTGAGGTCATTACCAACATCGATGCCGATCATATGGAAACGTATGATCACGACTTCAATAAGTTAAAGCAGGCTTTTGTTGAGTTTACCCAGCGGTTGCCGTTCTACGGAGTGGCTGTTTTGTGCATCGACGACGCAAATATCCGCGACATCATGCCGCAGATTTCCAAACCGATCACGACTTACGGGTTCCATGCAGAGGCGCAAGTGCGCGCGATTGATGCCAGGCCTGTTGCCGGGCACATGCAATTTACGGTGATTCAGGAAGGTTACGCACCAATGCCGATCAGCCTCAATCAGCCCGGCATGCACAACGTTCAAAATGCTTGTGCAGCAGTTGCGATTGCACGGGAACTGGGGGTTGCCGATGGTGCGATCCAGAAAGCTTTGACGGAATTTCATGGCGTTGGTCGCCGTTTCACCCGATACGGAGAAATCTCCGTTCCTGTCAGGTCCGGCCAGTCCACCGGCACTTATGCATTGGTTGACGATTACGGCCACCATCCGGTCGAAACTACGGCCACGATTTCAGCTGCACGCGGTGCCTATCCGGGCCGGCGCCTGGTGTTGGCATTTCAGCCGCATCGCTATACGCGCACGCGAGATTTGTTTGATGATTTCGTCAAAGTATTGTCGACTGTCGATGTGCTGGTTCTCGCAGAGGTTTATGCTGCTGGCGAAATGCCTATCGTGGCAGCAGATGGGCGCGCATTGGCCCACGCGTTGCGCGTTGCAGGAATGGCTGAGCTGGTATTCGTTGAAAAAATTACAGATATGCACGCGGCGCTTGTCAACATTGTGCGGGATGGCGACGTTGTTGTGACGATGGGCGCAGGTTCCATCAGCAGCGTGCCCGCGCAATTGGTCAATCAAGCTGCGCCGGACTAA
- the murG gene encoding undecaprenyldiphospho-muramoylpentapeptide beta-N-acetylglucosaminyltransferase — translation MKKLLIMAAGTGGHIFPGLAIAETMRQRGWQVTWLGTTHGMEGDLVPPHGIEMDRIAFSGLRGKGLAHTLRGAWRLLASFPACFSFIGRRKPHVILGMGGYVTVPGGVMARLRKVPLVLVNADAALLLSNKVLTPLAQRVLFGFPAEFGSAAAKAQVTGNPVRQEILQLPLPEQRYGGRIGPLRILVVGGSLGAKALNDCLPAALALIPVESRPGVTHQSGKQHIAALQAAYKAAGVAAEVVAFIDDMPRRYADADLVICRAGAITVSELTAAGVASVLIPLVASTTSHQRENARWMATKKAAIHLPQCDLSKERLSGLLMRMTRQDCQSMAQAAYENGRRDANLAIAQVLEEYVSTESSHET, via the coding sequence ATGAAAAAATTGCTCATTATGGCGGCCGGAACGGGTGGACATATTTTCCCCGGCTTAGCGATTGCCGAAACCATGCGGCAACGCGGTTGGCAGGTAACCTGGCTTGGTACGACCCATGGGATGGAAGGCGATCTGGTGCCGCCGCACGGGATTGAGATGGATCGCATCGCGTTTTCTGGTTTACGCGGAAAAGGTCTTGCGCATACATTACGCGGCGCGTGGCGTTTGTTGGCCAGTTTCCCCGCTTGTTTCAGTTTCATCGGACGGCGCAAACCTCACGTCATACTCGGTATGGGTGGTTACGTGACTGTGCCGGGTGGGGTGATGGCCCGGTTGCGCAAGGTTCCATTGGTATTGGTGAATGCGGACGCAGCATTGTTGTTGTCGAATAAAGTATTAACGCCATTAGCGCAACGCGTGTTGTTTGGCTTTCCAGCAGAATTTGGTAGCGCTGCTGCCAAAGCGCAGGTGACCGGGAATCCGGTTAGACAGGAAATCCTGCAATTACCTTTGCCTGAGCAACGTTATGGTGGTCGTATCGGCCCCTTGCGTATATTAGTCGTTGGCGGCAGTCTGGGTGCCAAGGCTCTCAATGATTGTTTGCCGGCAGCACTGGCTTTAATCCCGGTCGAGTCGCGGCCTGGCGTGACGCATCAGTCGGGAAAACAACATATTGCCGCATTGCAGGCGGCTTATAAAGCGGCAGGTGTCGCTGCGGAAGTGGTGGCATTTATCGATGATATGCCGCGCCGCTATGCCGACGCCGATCTGGTGATCTGCCGTGCCGGGGCAATTACGGTATCGGAATTGACAGCGGCGGGTGTTGCCAGCGTGTTGATCCCATTGGTGGCGTCGACTACCTCGCACCAACGGGAAAATGCGCGATGGATGGCCACGAAAAAAGCGGCAATTCATTTGCCGCAGTGCGACTTGAGCAAAGAGCGTTTGTCTGGATTGTTGATGCGTATGACGCGCCAAGATTGCCAGTCGATGGCACAGGCGGCCTATGAAAATGGCCGCCGTGATGCAAATCTAGCCATCGCGCAGGTTCTCGAAGAATATGTAAGTACGGAAAGTAGTCATGAAACATAA
- the ftsW gene encoding putative lipid II flippase FtsW → MKFAFPFFSGSSDKSAENPQASVPVRACSVDGKPGVQRSKMMEYDQPLVWVVVLLMLLGLVMVYSASIALPDSPKYANYKSYNFLLRQAIFICVSLVAGFVTFRIRIASWQRWAPYLFVITLVLLAMVLVPGLGKGVNGAKRWLSFRVFNLQPSELMKLFIVLYAANYTVRKQEVMHKLTKGFLPMTAAVGVVGLLLMLEPDLGALGVIVCIAMGILFLGGINGIWFGGITAMLAVMFSLVIWLSPWRRERIFAYLNPWDQDNALGKAYQLSHSLIAFGRGEIFGVGLGASVEKLHYLPEAHTDFLLAVIGEELGFVGVLFVVMMFYWIIKRAFEIGRQAIAMEQVFAGLTAKGIGIWIGVQTFINMGVNLGLLPTKGLTLPLMSYGGSGVLINCIGLAILLRIDYENRVMMRGGRQ, encoded by the coding sequence ATGAAATTCGCGTTCCCATTCTTTTCAGGGAGTAGCGATAAGTCTGCGGAAAATCCGCAGGCGTCGGTTCCTGTCCGGGCGTGTTCGGTGGACGGCAAGCCGGGGGTTCAGCGTTCAAAAATGATGGAATACGACCAGCCGCTGGTATGGGTCGTTGTGTTGTTAATGCTGCTTGGGCTTGTGATGGTGTATTCAGCCTCTATCGCATTGCCGGATTCGCCCAAATATGCGAACTATAAAAGCTATAATTTTTTGTTGCGTCAGGCCATTTTTATCTGCGTCTCTCTGGTCGCGGGATTCGTTACTTTTCGTATTCGGATCGCCTCCTGGCAACGCTGGGCACCATATTTGTTTGTGATTACCCTGGTCTTGCTTGCGATGGTGCTGGTGCCGGGCTTAGGGAAAGGCGTCAATGGCGCAAAGCGCTGGCTTTCGTTTCGCGTCTTCAATTTACAGCCTTCGGAATTAATGAAGCTGTTCATCGTCCTTTACGCGGCCAACTATACGGTGCGTAAACAAGAGGTCATGCACAAGCTGACGAAGGGTTTTTTACCCATGACGGCCGCGGTCGGCGTAGTTGGACTATTGCTGATGCTGGAGCCGGATCTTGGCGCACTCGGCGTGATCGTTTGTATTGCAATGGGGATCTTGTTTTTAGGTGGCATCAACGGTATCTGGTTTGGCGGCATTACCGCAATGCTGGCGGTGATGTTCTCGCTCGTGATCTGGTTATCGCCGTGGCGGCGGGAACGCATTTTCGCCTACCTTAATCCGTGGGATCAAGATAACGCATTAGGTAAGGCGTACCAACTTTCGCATTCGTTGATTGCATTCGGGCGCGGAGAAATCTTCGGCGTCGGCCTTGGTGCAAGCGTTGAAAAATTACATTATTTGCCGGAAGCACATACTGACTTTTTGCTGGCGGTCATTGGTGAAGAGTTGGGCTTTGTCGGCGTGTTGTTCGTAGTGATGATGTTTTACTGGATTATCAAACGCGCATTTGAAATTGGCCGTCAGGCGATTGCCATGGAGCAGGTTTTTGCAGGCTTAACTGCGAAAGGTATCGGCATTTGGATTGGTGTACAGACGTTTATTAATATGGGCGTCAATCTTGGCTTGTTGCCGACTAAGGGATTGACCTTGCCACTGATGAGTTACGGTGGCTCTGGCGTCTTGATTAATTGCATCGGACTGGCAATCTTGTTGAGGATTGATTACGAGAACAGAGTCATGATGCGGGGAGGCCGGCAATGA